A single window of Archangium gephyra DNA harbors:
- a CDS encoding PAS domain-containing protein: MTTVAEFIERNREQLIERYVAEVGTWEPARGLGPYELTDTFPEYLSTLAAISRQGHRGDPVKTKSRLEGTHISLRMRVGFNQEEVTDEYVLMGRLISGLWEGLPLEQQPAQEDTRLLFEELQDAMGQVIVSFSGYSQEDRQREKRFLHRLNTLASEVMGDGEHFLPLHERLEPLLEVVREAMRAQGIALLLASPDGRTLLPTMYTGQWNMRTETEPIAVDGPGFVARLAASEEPLELPDAAGAGHAVSEGVRLSGLHSLLGVRLWPHGKLLGVLYLGVAEIRPFEPQARRYLETLVEYLSGIIQKALLLQQLQQANERLRRSETLHRLATAAISDAVWEWNLQTDTLAWSGGVQTLFGRTPEQLGGHISGWYDHIHPEDRERVVHGIHETIAGGGQRWRDEYRYLHGDGGYVHVIDHGLIERDASGKAVRMVGAMQDITARKSASEALRASEDRLRLAVRAAELGTWDFNPVTGLLRWDERCKALFGLPLEPEVTYEGFLAAIHPEDRDRAHAAVQLALQPASGGEYDIEFRPVGHKGRAVRWVRAIGRAYFEGGRAVRFIGTAQDISERKHQQQESQKRAEFAEQLIGIVSHDLRNPLNAITLSVAALMRQEELGERQAKGLARISAATERATRLIHDLLDFTRARLGGGIPIERKPLDLHTHCRQVVEEVRLAHPDREVEVVRSGEGRGEWDGDRLAQVITNLVNNALAYSPPGTPVRVETRGVDGTVLLGVHNEGRPIPPELLPHLFEPMTRGRPGGDTASRSIGLGLFIVANIVHAHGGTIDVHSEAATGTTFTVRLPRLASSSGK, from the coding sequence ATGACGACAGTCGCGGAGTTCATCGAGAGGAACCGGGAGCAGCTCATCGAGCGCTACGTGGCGGAGGTGGGGACGTGGGAGCCCGCCCGGGGCCTCGGTCCGTACGAGCTGACGGACACCTTTCCCGAGTACCTCTCGACGCTGGCGGCCATCTCCCGGCAGGGCCACCGGGGCGACCCGGTGAAGACGAAGTCGCGGCTGGAGGGGACGCACATCAGCCTGCGCATGCGGGTGGGCTTCAACCAGGAGGAGGTGACGGACGAGTACGTGCTCATGGGCCGTCTCATCTCGGGCCTCTGGGAGGGGCTTCCCCTGGAGCAACAGCCCGCGCAGGAGGACACGCGGCTGCTGTTCGAGGAGCTCCAGGACGCGATGGGCCAGGTGATCGTGTCCTTCAGCGGCTACTCCCAGGAGGACCGGCAGCGGGAGAAGCGTTTCCTGCATCGCCTCAACACGCTGGCGAGCGAGGTGATGGGGGATGGCGAGCACTTCCTCCCCCTGCATGAACGGCTGGAGCCCCTGCTGGAGGTGGTGCGGGAGGCCATGCGGGCGCAGGGGATCGCGCTGCTGCTCGCGTCCCCGGACGGCCGGACGCTCCTTCCCACCATGTACACGGGCCAGTGGAACATGCGGACCGAGACCGAGCCCATCGCGGTGGACGGGCCTGGCTTCGTGGCCAGACTGGCCGCCTCCGAGGAGCCGCTGGAGTTGCCGGACGCGGCGGGGGCCGGACACGCGGTGTCCGAGGGCGTGCGCCTCAGTGGCCTGCACTCCCTGCTGGGGGTCCGGCTGTGGCCGCACGGCAAGCTGCTCGGGGTGCTCTACCTGGGCGTCGCTGAAATCCGGCCCTTCGAGCCCCAGGCCCGGCGCTACCTCGAGACGCTGGTGGAGTACCTCTCCGGCATCATCCAGAAGGCGCTCCTGCTCCAGCAGCTCCAGCAGGCCAATGAGCGGCTGCGCAGGTCCGAGACGCTCCACCGGCTGGCGACCGCGGCCATCAGCGATGCGGTCTGGGAGTGGAACCTCCAGACGGACACGCTCGCCTGGAGCGGAGGGGTGCAGACGCTGTTTGGCCGGACGCCGGAGCAGCTCGGAGGACACATCTCCGGCTGGTACGACCACATCCACCCGGAGGATCGCGAGCGGGTGGTCCACGGCATCCACGAGACCATCGCCGGTGGCGGGCAGCGGTGGCGAGACGAGTACCGCTACCTCCATGGGGATGGGGGCTACGTCCACGTCATCGACCATGGCCTCATCGAGCGGGACGCGAGCGGCAAGGCCGTGCGGATGGTGGGGGCGATGCAGGACATCACCGCGCGCAAGTCGGCGAGCGAGGCCCTCCGGGCGAGTGAGGACCGGCTGCGGCTGGCGGTGCGCGCGGCGGAGCTGGGCACGTGGGACTTCAATCCGGTGACGGGCCTGCTGCGCTGGGACGAGCGGTGCAAGGCGCTCTTCGGCCTGCCCCTGGAGCCCGAGGTGACGTACGAGGGCTTCCTGGCGGCGATCCACCCGGAGGATCGCGACCGCGCGCACGCGGCGGTGCAATTGGCGCTGCAACCGGCCAGCGGTGGGGAGTACGACATCGAGTTCCGTCCCGTGGGGCACAAGGGCCGGGCGGTGCGCTGGGTGCGCGCCATCGGCCGGGCCTACTTCGAGGGAGGACGGGCCGTGCGCTTCATCGGCACGGCCCAGGACATCTCCGAGCGCAAGCACCAGCAGCAGGAGTCACAGAAGCGCGCGGAGTTCGCCGAGCAGCTCATCGGCATCGTCTCGCATGACCTGCGCAACCCCCTCAATGCCATCACCCTGTCCGTGGCGGCGCTGATGCGGCAGGAGGAGCTGGGCGAGCGCCAGGCGAAGGGGCTCGCGCGCATCTCGGCGGCGACGGAGCGGGCGACCCGGCTCATCCATGATCTGCTCGACTTCACCCGGGCCCGGCTCGGAGGCGGCATTCCCATCGAGCGCAAGCCATTGGACTTGCACACCCACTGCCGGCAGGTGGTGGAGGAGGTGCGGCTCGCGCATCCGGACCGGGAGGTGGAGGTGGTGCGGAGCGGGGAGGGCAGGGGGGAGTGGGATGGGGACCGGCTGGCCCAGGTCATCACCAACCTGGTGAACAACGCGCTGGCCTACAGTCCGCCGGGAACGCCCGTGCGCGTGGAGACGCGAGGGGTGGACGGCACCGTGCTGCTCGGCGTGCACAACGAGGGCAGGCCCATTCCTCCCGAGCTGCTCCCGCACCTGTTCGAGCCGATGACACGGGGGAGGCCGGGAGGAGACACGGCCAGCCGCAGCATCGGCCTGGGCCTGTTCATCGTGGCCAACATCGTCCATGCGCACGGAGGCACCATCGACGTGCACTCCGAGGCGGCCACGGGCACGACGTTCACGGTGCGGCTGCCGAGACTCGCGTCCTCTTCAGGAAAGTGA